The Pelodiscus sinensis isolate JC-2024 chromosome 32, ASM4963464v1, whole genome shotgun sequence genomic sequence atcacatacagtgccactccgccatgTCTCTTCCTCTTTcacaaaaggaaagaagaaaaagcccaggtgtcctggtgaccactccatccatagcaatcccagcttacacgggagagagcgtccattcagtgcagACAGTATCTTTTCActgaccacacagctctctgtgctgggcagacgctctctttcggaagacgttatccggaggatctcttccggaaaagtttcttctgaaagaagcctgcagtctagacagagccccaCTCGCACTCCCAGCTGAGCTGGGTTCAGCACACGCACACAGGGGAGGCTAACAATGGCTTAGAGCTGCCTCTGTCACCTACCCTGACGCTGAGGCTAGTGATTTCTGCTGGGCCTGTCAAAGCTGCCTCAGGAGTTTGGACCCCCCTTAGTAACCAGTAATGGGAACAGGGACGTCCAAACCAAACCGCTGGGCAGCTGTGGAACTCCCAGTCCTCAAGTGCGTCTAACCAGGCTCTGTACCCAGGCCCAGCCcggcagaggcagctccagcagggGGTTACCAGCCCCTTTACCAGCTCCTCCCGGTCCCGGatcaccagcagctgggagcccctcgcGGCGCAGTCGCTGCGGCTCTTGTTCcaggttttattttctgtggagacccagtagcacttgtccccgcgcagccgccagtccgaggggcagagtttgcacccggcgccccctgcaaagACACGGGCACCATTAGTGCTCTGAGGCTCATTCCCAGCTACCCCCTTCCTGTgacgggcagggatggggataaaTGGGTTTGAGTTAGAGATGTTCCATagtggttaactgaatagttgagtaactgcatgaattcgtaTCCCTTCTATAGTCTCCGGGGGGTGGGACCAGTTGCCAGTGTGCTCTGCCCCATTACCAAGGAGCCCTTTGCcaacccacgctgctgcctctgtatcagctggttagcagagcgcacacacagcagcatgtgtgtctattggtggtgcacatccacacatgcctcagtgcacagggcattctgcacacggctggaaaacattagagggaacattggggaGGGGCCCTTCCAACAGCTCCACGCCAGCAGGACTGGTCTGTCTGGGACCAGGTAGGTACCCACATTAAGACCCCTTTTCACAGCCAGAGTGGCCTAGAAGGTCTTGGAGTAACTGTGGGATAAACTCAGGCTagcaggggaggctgggaccaAGGGGTGATGTAAAAcaggagggggcctgggcccAGATGCCAGGGAATGGGGTGGGTGTTTGGAATCATGagagtatgtagggataacatattaatgtattaaaaatgtgattcccccaaatggaagtgactccccataatttgttccccacaacttaaagtgtttagatttattaggattcttcttattattattattatttgttaagattgttaaatgtttagatttatgattattattgcccctttagaatataatatattaggtcatgtaacttagaactgttaaaaatataatcctaactgttaagaatataatcctctgtagccagaaacagcccccccctcccccctgcgctccagggcatactcaagcttgtgcaaggggctgcttgaaattgacattgcagagatacattgtaacaatgcattgtcaagccactaactctgctatgggagccaagccctgtaattgacttaagggcattgttacttaattgaggcctgttctctttaaaacattgtaactttattcagcactcagagaatgttttaagcaataccacccagaaactttctgtaactacaacttttattattatacaaaatactgtatgaatgtatgagagagtgcttggatgatgagtgaatggttctgagaggtgccagcctgagaatacagcaacaaagggctgaagaaggcgtcaggtgccagtgcaaccaaaaggtgtcaagtggagaaactggaggtccacccgatgagatcactgatgagcacccggcagccaccctggagacatcagcatgatacagcaatttccatagactggcataggaagaaattcctataagaactggactaaaaaactatggaatcagagtccaaggttctgctgccagcctaccaggagcttcagatgcgcatctgatcaggacttcgctccccactaccatcacttgtgtacagagtacctggccagtatcctgtcacaagcaacttccaggctggtaactatacacagaacttgaatgaatggatgtatgaatgaatggtttatatatatatataagtgtataagggttaagtagtgttaggaataagtagttaaacaacgttgtttgcttctatcttttctttatttttttattatctttacaataaatgtggctttttgccttatccccctcataagatcctgcttgcttttatttggtacaacaagtTTTGACTCCAGCACCCACTGAAAAAACCCTGGATCACTTTGTATGACAGTTATTTAAATCTTCCCGGGTATTACCCTACAAATGGTTATTAGGTGTCGCTGCCCCAcagacaggccctgctgaggcaGGTACATTCCCAGCCTGGCACTGAGTGGGAATGGGGACCAGATCAGTGCACCCAGcagggtccctgccctgcaggatcCCCGTGGCCTGGCGCAGCAGCTGGGTTCCCACTGGCGCTGGGGTTacctgctgggccgggctgggccggggggcacaGTTGGGATCGGACACGCTCCAGGTGggtgctgcaggctgctgtgctggggtccccactcccaggggctgtggctgcatctctgctcccagctccatcgctcccaggggctgcctggctctgttCCGGCTCGGACGCCAAGTGGGAACCTGCAAAGCAGTGTGGGAAGGGGAATGATGGTGACTAGTCAGTGTTACAGCAGGTTGTTAGACGGGAGAACTGACAGAGCCCTGAGGAGACTCAGGGCCTGGCCCTAAGTCTGTACAGCCCCATCTCTTTTGACTCCCCTGGGCTACTGAGTAGCCCCAAAGGGCCAGGGTCTGATAAAGTggctgggactgaaaaatcaACTTAAGAGATACCTAAATCCCTGGGGCCTTTCTGCAAACCCAGCCTGTGTTTGCAGCTCTCTCAGTTACTCACCGCTCTCCTCCACAGTGTCAGAGCACCTCTGAGCCTGACTGGATTTAGCCTCCCAACCCCAGGTGAGACACAGCACAGAGCTGTTACCATCACTATacagctggagaaactgaggcacagagggcctggaggtggggaggaTCCCCTGTTCCAGGCTGGGAACAGACCATGTGATCTGGTCCTCTGAGGCTGCAAGTTCAATACATTATAGCCCTCCTCACCTGTGCCGGGCCTCAGAGGAAGGGTCAGGAGCTGGGGAGTGAGATTGCACAGGAAGCTAAGGAGCTGCAGCCGTGAAGGTGTCAGGCTGGTGTCTGGGTCTTTCTGTTACTACAGACATTGCTTTTGCTCCCAGGTGGGGatgggtgcccctccccctctaatGCACCACCCCAATACCAAGGTGACAGGCACAGTCTGCTTGCTTAGGACCTTATCTGGCATCTGTCACTTCCCCTCTGTGCCACTCACCTACTTTCCCTGTAACACAGGGGAGGATCATGGGATTATTCAACggctttaggcacctaaagattaAGAGAGGCCTGAGGGAGGTTTTCAGAAGCACCTCGGCCTAGCTTCTCAACAGTATCGAGGTACCTAACTCCCTTGGGTGCTGGGCAGCTCAATTTGTTTGGGAACCTAGGCCAATTCCCATTTATTTAAATAGGCGTTAGATGCCTAAAACAACCCACTAGGGGTATGTTTACACGGCAGCATTATTTCTACActtcaagcagttattttgatataatgctGAAATCATGTCTAGGTAGAGGACTActtactctgggtatgtctacactacaaagttagttcgaactaacggacgttagttcaaactaactttcataggcgctacactagcgctccgttagttcgaacttaattcgaactaatggagcgcttacttcgaactaggtaaacctcattttacgaggactaacgcctagttcgaactagctagttcgaactaagggctgtgtagccctttagttcgaactagtgggaggctaaggcttcccaggtttccctggtggccactctggccaacaccagggaaactctattgcccccctcccggccccggagcccttaaagggccacgggctggctactcactttgtgccagttgcaaggctgcaagcacccgtgcctgcacagcctgcacctgccacaggatgagccagccatccgagggctcccagccctccactgctccccacgaccagcctggcggctcccgggagcctgcccgggggcgcaaaaggcgggcgcccgcctggtcaagtgcagagattgtgaacctcatcgaggtttggggggaagcctccaatgtccacgatctccgcactagccaccggaacgcggccgtctacggacgcatggctgccagtctggctgccaggggccaccagcgcagccgggagaaggtgcgctgcaaaataaaggacttgcggcagtcctactcccgggcttgcctgccaggggccgacccggaggcctgcccccacttccatgccctggaccgcatcctggggcctcatgccgtccctgccccccgggacgtgattgaccccggggcagagggaccgctcctggacacggaggaggaggaagagggctctgagagccaggagcctgccgccagcctgcccaggacccgggacccccgaggcacgccacagacccgctcgcctgcatcgtcagaggccggggaggcgtccacctgtgagtaccctcgtgttccccttatgtgtacggggggctggggcgagagggagccccgggaccgtgcgcctgggccttgcccaccacgaagcagcagctggggatcctgcaggggccctggccttgcagaggggagctgggtttcacacacctgggcccctggggtaattgaccgctggtcttcttgcaccacagcagcagcacctgggcctgcagggcgcaccacaccacctgcagcagccgccagcacccgggcaagcaggacagccaggaaccaggaggagtaccagaggcggcacctccggttcctggagcaacagatccgtctccaggagcactgggtccaggaggacctcaggctgcgccggaggagtctggaggccctggaggagcagggccatgccctgcgaggccacctccagagcctgctggaccgctttccatttcctcctccccctgctccccctcttgctccccctgctccctctcttgctccccctcttgctccccctgctccccctgctcctcctgcttccgctcctgcttccgctcctgcttcctccacaccccctgtcccctctgcccccccctccacaaccattccccaccgacgcccccggacccgcagtgtggcgagatgggagaggcagccggactcccacccctgagctgtcctttcccttcctcccttccctcccctccccttccagctccctcgtcccaggtttccccctcccttctcccaccttcattcctccctccccccaccccagttctgtgaaataaacagacgtttttgtttgaaaaacaggtgtctttatttgacagtaggaagggaggggaaaggggaaggggggtagggtggaagaaggccccggtggggcatgcagggagaggtcagtcctcctcctcctccacctggaagctctcccgcagggcttcccggatccggatggcccgccgctgggcttcccggacggcggcggtgcggggctgaccgtagtgtccagccatgcagtcagcctcagccatccaggctggcaggaaagcctccccctttcgctcacacaaattgtggagcacacaacatgtcgccaccacgggagggatgttgtgctcggccaggtccagacgggtgaggaggcatcgaaagcgggctttcagtcgcccgaaggccccctccaccacgatgcgggccctggtcagcctggcattgaaggcctggcgggagggattgaggtgccccgtgtagggcttcatcagccacggctgcagtgggtaggcggcatcccccaccaggcagacgggcatgtccacgtccccgaccctgatgtggtggtcggggaagaaggtcccgtcctgcagccgctgacacacggaggagttccagtacacccgtgcgtcgtgtgcattgccggaccagcccacatttatgtccgtgaactatccccggtggtcacacacggcctgcaggatgacggagaagtacccctttctgttgacgtaccgggacgcctggtgttccagggcacggatggggatgtgcgtcccgtcgatggcccccccgcagttggggaagccgagggcgccgaatccctggatgacggcgtccgggtcggcgaggtggaccaccctgcggagcagcacccggttgatggccttgaccacctgcggagagagacacagcaaagcgccaatcagtggggcgcccgggtggctgggagcgtgagtgtcctggcagtgccccgcgccccactcccggaagcaacccccctgacggcatgtagtacggccaggacagcccgacccctccggtgcggggcgctttcgcctcctcccgcccccccctttgtccctggggcggcccatcccctcctcgcagcccccctcctccccggctcggtggccgacgagcgccgtacctgcatgagcaccgctccgacggtggatctccccacgccgaactggttcccgacggatcggtagctgtccggcgtggagagcttccagagggcgatggccacacgcttctggagggggatgacgggtctcatgcgagtgtcccttctttgcaggggcgagccactcgcagagctccaggaaggtgtccctcctcatcctaaagttctgggtccactgtcggtcgtcccagcactccaggacgatgcggtcccaccagtcgctgctggtgtccagacgccagacgcggcggggcacgccggtgccggggcgccgccgcggctcctccacggcccccagggcggccaggtggagaggcagggggctgacgttccccaggtggtgccaggcagcctcgagccattgctggcaggcttgcagcagcaagtccagaacgtgcaccagaaggtgcagggcgagccgtggctccatgttgccacctgcggcggtcccccccgaagggaagcaccgacacagacgggcacagagaccaacgctttgctgttcctcggcgaggttggcaagcaagcaggaaaagctgagaaccggctgtccaggggggtccctttaagcacgagcctcagatagcctcagacagcagccacacaaagcaactactgacctgatgccctgccagaaccggtttcagctgcccttaaatgcccccctgcgtccaatcagtgtggacgcgctagttcgaactagcaaaacgctaattcgaactagtttttagttctagatgcgttagttcgaattagcttagttcgaattaactaattcgaactaagttagttcgaactagcgctgtagtgtagacgtaccctctgactcctgtaaccctcatttcacgagaagtaaGAGTACCTCTACACTGTactgctattttgggacactggagGTATCCGGAAATAACTACTACACATCATAACGAgctgctcattattttgaaatggcatttcAGCATCCCAGaaatcctcgttccatgagggctaagggatgtctcaaaatagcgcaccacatttcaaaagtgacaaggactgaaagcataagctttcatgggcaaagacccactttgtcagatgctacAGTACTCCTCGTCactttgcagatccagactaacatggctaccgctctgatacttgacaccgaatttcaaaataggctcttttgaaattcaatcaaaatcagatatgtaatttgcatagtgcaGATTGCATATCgtatttcgagtttaggatgttgtgtagacgcaccctaaggaaAGTCTAAGGAAGactgctctttcttggacttccagctgcatagacagcgccaaaagccaaaataagctatttcaacttcagctacacaattagcgtagctcaagttgtgcagCTAATTTTGGATTTAGCCCTCCTGCACAGACGTGCCCTAGGTGTCTCGCTGTGTTGTTAAGCACCTAAACCCTGTGGAATTCCAGCCTTCAGGgaacagcccagcagcacccagggAATCAGTGGCAGAATCTGGAACTGGTCCTAGAGCTCCTGAGTCCAGATTGGCTCAGTGGTTTTCGTGCCAACCTCCTTATCAGAGCACTTGTGAGCTCCCGCCCAGTCCTGCCATCCTGCTGCGATCAGCCAGCTCCTCTGACATGTCAGCCTGGAGAGGGAGACGCAACATTCGGGGGAAACATTCCCAGCTGATGTCCTTTGGTGATGTCCTTTCTCCATTTATCCACTGTTATGCAAAGATGCACAGCAagagacaatccctgccccagctgagatcagggccccattgtgctgggcactatatgtaagcgggggaatgatcccgctattgtggggaactttcctggcttctataccacctcggtgaaatggaccagcgaaaggatctgagtccccgctcccacttcctttaccccatggctccctgatcctgagggctccccttccactctcctgagtagcagagccctcaaaaccccaacaaggctgggcccaggtttcctggggcttaatccctgaccttatagtcactaggggcaggagttagggtgtccccactccgaggtgctctctttacactgcaggctttcttggcccagtgatcacttcataaggttcaaagcaactacaatttattaaacaacaactgattaaagagaaaagaataagaaaaaatgagaatggttaaatgagaacacacagccctgctctgtagcacagggacatcaaaacagcagcctgcagagtgtaaggacagtctcttccttagaggccccttagaggccttggatgtgctgcagggggctgcaggctggacacgcttgctctggcagtgaccacacaacctcaagctctaagtggccagacccctctcccagtccagagcctctccccacactttgcagttcccagctgctcaccacatccagctgcaggctgtgctgtgtggccagtctctagcttcttgcattgcttctctgttccttttggctctctgagcactgccagtctactgctcaacacagggtctgcgctcttgAGCtgtgtgggtacgtctaaactacatgcctccgtcgacggaggcatgtagattagccagatcggcagagggaaatgaagctgcgattaaaataatcgcggcttcatttaaatttaaatggctgccccgctctgccaatcagctgtttgtcggcagatcggggcagtctggacgcgacgcgctgaCAGAGAAGCCTTTCTTGAACGGCACAGGTAAaactggtttcacgaggcatacctgtgccgatcaagaaaggcttctttgtcggcgcgtcgcgtccagactgccccgatctgctgacaaacagctgatcggcagagcggggcagccatttaaatttaaatgaagccgcgattattttaatcgcggcttcatttccctctgccgatctggctaatctacatgcctccgtcgacggaggcatgtagtttagatgtaccctgtgtgtcaggctcagctgctgcaaaaactgcccctcagcacacagcttgctttgctagggctgtctctcagctctgtttttgcaggacttcttcacacagcttgtactcctatttcagctttctgtctttgcaggacctcttctgcacacagcttgtttgttccaagaaagagccagaacaatcccagctcacagggaggacggggcctggcctctccccttcctcactggcctgtccaacctgtcaatcaggctgagctggagtgttggctgctttccattgtctctggggtctgtcagcctCCTGAACCCTTCCCCCTCTGAAAGTGGGAGCttgcaaaccaaaaaactcccacagagttttagtaaggggtaacagtccccttacatatacAAACAGACCCAGCGAGCGACAGTTTCTGCCCCAGCTGAGAACAGGGCCCTGTAGGGCCAGGTGCTGCATAAACAAAGCAAGAGACAGTTCCTGCCTCAgttgagatcagggccctgttgtgctgggtgctgcacagTCACACAGGAAGAGAAAGTCCCTGTCCCTGCTGAGATCAGGTATAGACACACAATGAGAGACAggacggctgcgtctagactggcatgattttgcggaaatacttaacggaaaagtttttccgttaaaagtatttccgcaaaagcacgtctagattggcagagatacttttgcgcaaaacgttcttttgcgcaaaagcatctatggccagtctagatgcaattttgcgcaagaaagcccctatcgccattttagccatcagggcttttttgcgcaaaacagttcttccctgtctacactggccctcttgtgcaagtattcttctctgtctacactggccctgttgtgcaagaaggctttttcccgagcgggagcctgaaagtatttgcgcaagaaccactgattttgtacattacaaagtcagtgctcttgtgcaaactcaagcggccagtgtagacagctggcaaatttttgcacaaaagtggccacttttgcacaaaatcctgccagtctagatgcacatGATGTTTCTGGGGCTTCTTAAAATCTCCCCTGAAAAAAGCAGGATGAAAACATTGTTTAAGGGAAGAAATAGAAGCATCAGGGCAAAAGATGTTTGGAAGGCCATGCCACAGATCTGGGAGTAGAACTCTGGTCTCAGGGTTCGTCTATACAGCAGCCGCTacaacagccattattccaaaataacagcaattccgttatttctaaatacattcgaaataacagacagcttctTCTGACTTCCGTAAAcgtcattccacaaggaataacagttattgtgaaatagctatttcggaatagtggtaatgtggatgttccactgctgctatttcaaaatagcccttccccagggccattcagagtaattactccccagtgcctcctggggctctaaatcaagatagtgtATCCACATtagggggagcctgcctcagactaattttgaggcttctctgtagtgtggacgtgctattttgaaataggtattttgaaatatctcctccagaatagcttattccaaaatcagagtgcagtgcagacgtaggcTTAAGGACAAAATTCTTTCAAAGGTCTCTCACTAGGTCTCCTTTGGTGCATCTCCTTCTCTCGCTCGTTCTGTGTGTCtttgatagaaaaaaaataaCGGAACTGGTAActccaatatttcaacatttggttTTGCCTCAAATTGGGTGAACTCTGAAATGTTCGTAACTCTGATCAAAACTTTCTATCAGCGCCCTGAagccctgccctgaatcccctcTCAGCACCAGCACCTATTGCtttcctgcatcctgaaccccttccTGTACGCCAAgcacctgccctagccctgagctgcctcccagagccagcaccctgcatcccaaacccctgtgccagcccagtgaaagggagggagggaggatggaatccCACTTTCTTTTAACCAGCTCCAGTGTGTGCTGGGATCCATCTAGttatccctccacccccatgcaCATGTACCTACCCGGGTATCTGATTGTCCCTCTGTGTGACAGTCCAGTGCTTTGTAGTATCAAGCTCACCAGCTATTCGGAGGGATGGGACAGTCCAGGCCAGTCACTGATGgacccacacacacaaacccaatGCGTCAGCTACTCACCCCAAATCCCCAGTGCTATCACAGCGATCACCAGGACAATATTCCCAATCCATCCGACCCACAGCACCGTGCAGTGCCACCGGGGACACTGGGGACCTGTAACAACCAACGTCTAGTGAGAAACAATCAGGACCTCACATGTGaaatattgtttcaggccaaggGGCGGGGAGGGCTTGAAAACTCAGAGCCTCTGTCCTGCCTCCCATTCCCACATACATGCTGCTCCCCTACCCAGCTCGCAAGCACCATGGTCAgtgctgcccttcccccgccctcatAGGGTGGGCTTGAGgccagggtggggagaaggatgGCACGTGCTGGTCCTATTGAGCGTTCTGAGCCGCGCACCCAGACTATTAACAGCCACTCTGTGCACGCGCCACAGCGTCAAACGGGAAAAGGGACGGGTGCATTGGGACAGAGCACTGGGGACTGGGATGTCTCTGGctatggggaaggggtggggaattgggttagagcagtgtttctcaaccagtcgTACGAGTACTCTCAGGGATATTCGAGAGAAGtctaggggaggggagagtacattaacacagctgaaatttggagaaaactacagcgctttattattttttaaatttttacaccaaaaaatgtcatcgcccgcccagcaAAGATTAAgtggtttaaacaaatgtgttgcaatggtagaaaaaaatgtgtgtgtctgaaactgtaggtactggggttacttacaattaaaaaaaaacaggtactttataaaaaaaaaggtttagaaaTACTGAGTTAGAGCATGTGGGCtggggggtgtctggctctgggggatggaTGGGTGCATTGGGTGAGAACataggggttgggggtggggtacGTGGCTCAAGGGGAGGAGCATTGaattagagcaggagggctggacaGTAGCTTGctctgggcgggggggaaggggcattgggttaggGCAAGGAACTGAGCATTAGAACTactggct encodes the following:
- the LOC102462306 gene encoding killer cell lectin-like receptor subfamily B member 1B allele A, which encodes MEDEEGYMVLNLKSRGGRSTIPPAARIPGPQCPRWHCTVLWVGWIGNIVLVIAVIALGIWGSHLASEPEQSQAAPGSDGAGSRDAATAPGSGDPSTAACSTHLERVRSQLCPPAQPGPAGGAGCKLCPSDWRLRGDKCYWVSTENKTWNKSRSDCAARGSQLLVIRDREELEALQDLTQGPSQLWMGLSHTSLDKAWTWLDGSQLDQTRLSVSGPAEGNSCGMMKGNQIHSQGCRSAHQWICQQDTILL